In Brassica napus cultivar Da-Ae chromosome C2, Da-Ae, whole genome shotgun sequence, the sequence ACCCCGAAATTATTAAACCGGAGATAATTTGATCGGTTTTGCTTATGATTTCCCGGTTATGTTCACAGGAATGTATACCAAGAGTACTGTGAAGCAATGAGCTCTCTGTCTCTAAAGATCATGGAGCTTCTGGGGCTAAGTTTAGGCGTAAACCGCGACTATTTTAGAGGGTTTTTCGAAGAGAACGATTCTATAATGAGGCTAAATCATTACCCTCCTTGCCAGACACCAGATCTTACATTAGGTACAGGGCCTCATTGTGATCCAAGCTCTTTGACCATCCTTCACCAAGATCATGTAAATGGCCTTCAAGTCTTTGTTGACAATCAATGGCGATCCATTCCCCCCAATCCCAAGGCTTTTGTCGTCAATATCGGTGACACTTTCATGGTAACTAATAAGTAATAACCATCTAAAAGTGCAAACACATTTTCGTTACTCATACAGAAATGATATGTTAAAACTTTGGTTTTATAGGCTCTATCGAACGGGATATTCAAGAGTTGTTTGCATAGAGCGGTTGTCAACAGAGAGAGTGCAAGGAAATCGATGGCGTTCTTCTTGTGTCCGAAGAGAGACAAAGTTGTGAAGCCACCAAGTGAGATTTTGGACAAGACACCAAGGAGATACCCTGATTTCACTTGGCCTATGTTCCTTGAGTTTACTCAAAAGCATTACAGAGCTGATGCAAACACTCTTGATTCCTTTTCAAACTGGGTCATCACCAACAAAAATCCCATCTAAGAAACCAAATTACTATCGAAATCTTGTCTTTATTGTTACTATAAGTGTCTTTTGTTCTCGTGGTGAAATGCATTCACAAGGGTTTGAaagtctttttgttttttttttgtcacaatgATTTCAAAGTTCAGAAACATTTGTATATTGTTCCAAACATTACCGTGTGGAATATGAATGCTCGTTAAAGTAAATactttaaaagtttaaaaaacaAACTAGCTAGGTGTAACGAGTTGGGAATGAAAATGTTAGTATTTTACTATTTCAAGATTTCAGAGTGTTTTCTACTAATTAATAACTAAATTGTCATTTTATAATCTGATTTATTGTGTTATAAAAAATCTGATTTATTAATTTGAGATCGTTATATAGAACTAACTTTTGGTCATATTCTATATTATTGAAAATGCCATTAAAATAATGAAGACATCAATATCTAGTTCAGCATAATTTAGACTAAAATGTGAACTACTGCAATATACAATTGTtcatatatgattatttatatattaataactaaaaagatagttatataataattattatatttacatctaatattttatcttattttattttatttttaaaaaaattaaaaaatctttcATATCGTAAGAAACTTAATTTTCTCtatacatctatattattaaaactgaattaCTTTTTGAAAACAACTCTTCTTTCACTCTAATAATTACAACTTATGCCAGtgcatttaataattattaattaattagctataaatcatttattttgttagaaTATTCTCTAAGCAAACTTACTATTATTCTCTAGCCAAACTTACCATTATTTTCTAACCAAAATATTCtctaatcaatttaaaatatgatatacaaactttaaaaattatttattcatgtatattattatCTCATTAcacatacaaaatataaactataaatgttatattaaaaatataaaattattttcaaatatatgttaaataatttgaAGATTAATATTATTGACACACATATATTTGAATTATAAGaatacaataattaaattttaatttaatattttcctcaaaaataaacataaaataaaatttatttgatttataaaaaaattagagataTATATAACTATCTATTTGATTAAAACAGTAGTGAATTTTATttgacataaaatattttacaatgtacttaaaaattactaattggcgaatatattatataacatgtCATTTTGATTGGTTTAGTATTCAGTCGCAATACGAGCAAccaaaaattacagaaaattaaAAACCGTCAATTTAtcataaatgttatatattacaaATCGAAAATAAACACACATATGAATGCATGTATGTACAACCATTACATTCTTCTGCTATTGAGAATTTCAtatgtttgttttattaaaataaatatctgtGCGGGTGCACGGATCAAGCACTAGTGTCATAATtccaattaaaacaattatatgaTGAGAAACCATAAAGGTAAAAAACAAAGAGTATTTCATCatattttaagattttcttAGTTTAATCAAAGTTCTTTAGCTAAATCTTATAGTTAGGCCAGTAGTCGTGCATCAAATAATTTTGAttctcattaattttttttttattttttttattcatatcaaaaattgtaaatttgattatgaaaacatttaaaataaagataaattatttaatgtaatatatatttttccgtAAAACAGataaaataaagttaaagttataTCGTCACATCACTTGTGTAAcaattgttttgtaaaatttaagtTATCACAAACTTATTGTAAGAAAAACACAATTCAGTGCTTTAGTGCGGATCAAACCACGTTTATCATTGTGATACAAAAATGAGATGCCATGGAAATTTGCAAAGGAGATTAGAAGTCAAGTCTCGATAGAAATACATATTGCCATATCATATGGCTCATATGAGACggtaatttataaacaaaatctaACGGAAACGGTACAAGACTTTTCGCTTCTCTTATTTACGTGTCATGTTTGGGAATAGATTAGATTGGAGCAAATACATAAAGAAAAATCCAAGGACAAAGTACACATCAAGTGTCATTAACCAGCGAGTCCAACTTAAGACTGAAGACAGAAATTTGTGCATCATATACTTCAACATGTAGTGTAGTAAGAGTCagcagaaaaaaacaaaacacatggGCCACCAAAATCTAGCAAGGATGTTCTCTTTCTTAGAAACATAAGAACCAAAACCCTTATAATGCTCTGAATCTTACCTGCTTGGaaccatatatatacatatgcagCTACCTTTGTATAGTGTTTACACAATGCTAAATTCACTATTGAATTATAATTTCCAATTTCGATTGTATTttcgtatttatttatttactcttGAACTGCATACTTCCGAGAAAGCTTAGAAACTTTTGAGGAACGTAGAATTTTAATCGATATCGaaaaataagtataaaaaaTATCTCTAAAAACAAACCGCTTCAAACAAAATTAGTTAACACAAAATCTAAATGGAacctaattaaaaatatttcggATACTTGAACTGAACCATTGGCGAACCGAGAACcataatatactatataaatattactatatataaaaaccaGGGCCTCTCTGCATTGGGAGACAACCAAACTGCCTCAACTGCGGCTACTGGTACAGAAACACGTCACCTTTTCCTCAACCAAGATTATATCCAGGCCCGGTTCTTGCCATGTGCAAGAGGTGCTTAAGCACAGGGTCCTAATTTCTTTTTTGCAATTTTCTGTTAAAATTTagagaattttgaaaatttaggaCCCTTTTTGTAGAACTAGTTAAATTATTCTTgtagaatttatattttcatagggTCCTAACAACAATGAGACAGGCCTGAATCagttcctctctctctctctctctctgaagcGAATTCTTGACATGGAGATGCGCATGACCGGCTTGGAGACCACAACTGATGCAGTCAAGGTTGATCTCCTTGCACTGAAAGCTGACTTCAAGGAAGAGATTACTGCAACAAGGTCTACACTCAACATGATTCTACAAGCTCTCCATTCTCAAGTTTCTCTTCATGCTGCCTCAGTTACTCCAACAACACAACCTCAAGCTCAACCTGGCACTACAACACAACAATCTGACTTAGAGAGGTAGTGTTCTGAAGAGTTTGGTGACCTTCAATGTTtatgttgttgtttcttttgtgtttagTTTTGAACAATATTAATCTTTTGGACAATGTAATATTTGTTAAACTCGTGAatggtttgaccaaaaaaaaaactcttgtggtaatgtataatatttgtttttattttaaatttcaacttgtatagtatattttttttatgaaattttattaaagaatGCCACGGATAAGAACATGACATATCACGACTAAAATAAAACTATCGATTTGTCACATTATTTTTCATGTCTAAAATAATCACTATATAGccatatttaaatttgtgacTAAGATAGACACGAAAATTAAATGGTCATTTCGCGGCAAATAAAAAACACGAAAGTAAATATGTCAAATTTATGGTAAGTAGACACAAAGTTTTTGTGGTAAAATTGTGAATTTTTTTGCCACAAACAAAACATGACTGAATCGTGTTTGTATAACCACGATCTGTcaagttttttcttttcattataAAAGTATAGTCATGTTGTAAATTAGTGGGAGAAAGAGATTGTCTAGTCGGGTACTTATCGGATCGTCGGATTGACTGAGCTTCTATCGAGTCGTCGGATTGACTGGTCGTATCGGATTAGAAGGTAACCGccgagagagaaagaaaaattagggtttatgatGATCAAGGTTTCAAaacgagaaagaaaagaaaatagggtttctggtcgatTTTAGAACTCAGGGAATTAGGGagcttcgtgctgataacgtgttatgaaaataAGGGGAAAGTCTATATCTTTATTAGACAATAAAAAGCCCTTTATATAGGAAATTACATAAGTATGAAACTCTAATACAATATGGGCTAGAAAATACAACGATTTTTCGTGGCTATTTTTCATGGCTATTTTTCAATATAACCACCAAATATGAGCCATGATTAAGATCGTGGCTATGCGTGATTTTTATATTAGTGATGATGTTGAGCGGCCGACTGGAGATCGTTTTTAAGGCGAGGATGAGCCGGCCAAGAGTGAGGTACTTTATGCACAACCTTTTCGTTAGCGGCCAAACATATATGTATCCATTAGGCATTAAAAGGGGTGTAACTTCGCATCCCAAATAATGGTAAACCAATTCGCTGTAAGTTCTGATAAAAAATCAGCGGAGAAAAAAACTGAGAAAAACTCCTTTCACGGATAAACTTCTGATGTGAAGATGTATATTCTGTATTAGTTCGTGAGGTACTACATGAGATAGTACATATGTGTGTCATGAAGATGGGCTTGGTTGGAGTTCATGTTGTGTGATGTCTGTGGGCTTGTTAAGCTTGGAGAAGAAGCAATATATTAATTGGGAGATCCACATTAAATGTAAATGATATTACTTGAAGAGGAAAAGACAAGAGAGTTATTCCTTAGGAGAAAAAAGAAAGTTGCTTAAGTTGCTTAAGTTGCTTTTGGAAGAACTTGAAGAGCAAGTTCTGGTTATGTATACATGGAGGACGTGCCTCTATGAAGAGAGTTGTCTCTGCTAAAAGAAGAAAAGTCGAGAGATCATTGTTTGGTGCTTGTGTGATCAAACCTTTGGTGTCACTGCTCTGCATTAGGTGCTGAAGTAGTTGTTGAAGTACTTCCGAGTGTTGGAAGATTCAAGTCTAGATTCAGGGGGAGTTTAGCTCGGGATCGGAATGATTCTGATAAACAAAAGTCTAGACTCTAGG encodes:
- the LOC106379322 gene encoding gibberellin 20 oxidase 2, with protein sequence MAIICTTTSPAEKEQEPKQSFENDQTPPIVFNPSLLNLQSQIPNQFIWPDEEKPSIDIPVLDVPFIDLSSQDSTLEASRLIAEACTQHGFFLVVNHGVSESLISDAHRLMGSFFDMPLAGKQRAQRKLGESSGYAGSFTGRFSTKLPWKETLSFRFSNENNGSRTVQDYFSCTLGQEFEQFGNVYQEYCEAMSSLSLKIMELLGLSLGVNRDYFRGFFEENDSIMRLNHYPPCQTPDLTLGTGPHCDPSSLTILHQDHVNGLQVFVDNQWRSIPPNPKAFVVNIGDTFMALSNGIFKSCLHRAVVNRESARKSMAFFLCPKRDKVVKPPSEILDKTPRRYPDFTWPMFLEFTQKHYRADANTLDSFSNWVITNKNPI